From Mytilus trossulus isolate FHL-02 unplaced genomic scaffold, PNRI_Mtr1.1.1.hap1 h1tg000103l__unscaffolded, whole genome shotgun sequence, one genomic window encodes:
- the LOC134699994 gene encoding WD repeat-containing protein 48 homolog: MKSDKRFADPLQSVSNKTFNSQHQNQNGLNIKRYRSANTGIRRASAISYDIGTIQEECLNTKPYDSFRRMSAPELPPILDSRKYSNTQINMGNGTEYFRTRSNKMSNNSDSSQKGVHIRRSPLSAGSSSSSARNSANASRKLYITTTPEQTTTTIPEGIKLDAIKQKNGISVGTPRSVVTNGFRTTRLPSKDMSTSSGNNNSKSGGQNKFYHCASEPRIQPIENFMGSKGGKPTMKRNYSDNKLTQNKKLISIEKTQNLTQNNNKYNSGNVNGMRRYSSTVQLNSIVRNKQENQDDEDDDDTDSESGKDQMIIEWLIGVEKEDVEIPPDPLIEYAETPVQTDTAIHIVYSES, from the coding sequence ATGAAGTCTGATAAAAGATTTGCAGACCCTTTACAATCAGTTTCAAATAAAACGTTCAACAGccaacatcaaaatcaaaatggtCTTAACATAAAACGCTATCGATCAGCTAATACTGGGATAAGAAGAGCAAGTGCCATTTCATATGATATAGGAACTATTCAAGAGGAATGCTTAAATACAAAACCTTATGATAGTTTCCGAAGAATGAGCGCTCCTGAATTACCACCTATTTTAGATTCAAGGAAATATTCTAACACTCAAATCAACATGGGCAACGGTACTGAATATTTCAGAACTCGAAGTAATAAAATGAGTAACAATAGTGACTCTTCGCAGAAAGGTGTTCATATAAGACGTTCCCCTCTTAGTGCTGGGTCGTCTTCTTCGTCAGCAAGGAATTCAGCAAATGCTTCACGGAAATTATATATTACCACAACTCCGGAACAGACAACGACTACAATTCCGGAGGGAATTAAATTGGATGCTATTAAACAGAAAAATGGAATTTCCGTTGGAACACCACGTTCGGTAGTAACGAATGGTTTTCGGACTACTCGATTGCCTTCTAAAGATATGTCAACATCTAGTGGCAATAACAACTCTAAATCTGGAGGACAAAATAAATTCTATCATTGTGCAAGTGAACCAAGAATTCaaccaattgaaaattttatggGAAGTAAAGGAGGAAAACCAACGatgaaaagaaattattcaGACAATAAACtcacacaaaataaaaagttaatttctatagagaaaacacaaaacttaactcAGAATAATAACAAGTACAATTCCGGAAATGTGAACGGTATGAGGCGGTACTCGTCAACGGTTCAGTTAAATAGTATAGTgagaaataaacaagaaaatcaagACGATGAAGATGACGATGATACGGACTCAGAATCTGGAAAAGACCAGATGATCATCGAATGGCTGATTGGGGTAGAAAAAGAGGATGTCGAAATTCCTCCAGATCCTTTAATAGAGTACGCCGAAACACCGGTGCAAACTGACACAGCTATTCATATTGTATATTCGGAATCATAG